One Ilumatobacter coccineus YM16-304 genomic window, GATCGGCGTGCCGTTGGCTTCGACGGTCTCGAGGATTCGGCGCGCACCGAACGCTGTCGCTTCGACGAGCGCCCGCAGGATGTGGTGCGGTTCCGATCGCAGCGTGAGGCCGACGATGAGTCCGCTGAGGCGTTGATCGACGAGGACCGAGCGGTTGCCGTTGAACCAGTCGAGGGCGAGCAGGCCGTGCTCGCCGGCGCGCATCGACGCCGCCCGCTCGCCGAGTTCGGTGAGAGCGCGAGCCGGTTCGTCGGCGCCGAGAACGGTCTGCGCGAACCAGTTGAAGATGTCGCCGACCGCGGACTGTCCGGCCTCCACGCCGATGAATCCGGGGACGACGCTGTCGCGGACGACGCCGCACATGCCGGGGATGTCTGGCAGTTCGCCCGGTGCCGGTTCTTCGATGACCGTGACGTCGCAGGTGGAGGTGCCCATGACCTTCACGAAGGTGCCGACCTTCGCGCCGGCGGCGATGCCGGCGGCGTGGGCGTCGAAGTGCCCGACGGCGACCGGCGTGCCGGCGACGAGTCCGGTGCGCTCGGCCCATTCAGCGGTGACGTGTCCGGCGACTCGGGCGGCGGGCCAGGCCGTGTCGTAGAGCCGCTCGCGCAGGTCGGCGAGCGCCGGGTCGAGCATGGCGAGGAACTCGACGTCGGGCAGACCGCCCCAACTGTCGGCGTACATCGCCTTGTGCCCAGCAGCTGTGACGGTGCGGCGCAGTTCGCTCGGTGCCGACGTGCCGGTGAGCACGCCGACGATGTAGTCGCACAGCTCGACCCACGAGTAGGCCGCTTCGAAGACCTCCGGGTCTTCCTCGCGGCAGTGCAGGATCTTCGCCCAGAACCACTCGGCCGAGTAGGTGCCGCCACAGGCCCGGATGAGCTCGGGCCGGTGTTCCCAGGCGAGCTCGGTGATGCGCGCCGCTTCCTCGTGCGCCGTGTGGTCTTTCCACAGCCACGCCTTCGCGGCCGGGCGGTCGGCGAATCGTGGATGGTCGGCGAGCGCGACGCCGGCGATGTCGACGGGAATCGGCGTCGATCCGGTGGTGGCGAACGCGACGCCGACCACGTCGCCGGGGTCGAAGTCCGCGCGTGTCTCCTTCGCTCGAGCCAGGCTCTCGCGGAGGGTGTGCTCCATGCCCGATCGGTAGTCGGCCGGTTCTTGGCGTGCGAGGTCGGG contains:
- a CDS encoding ribulokinase; protein product: MSHFSIGLDYGTSSCRAVIVDLSDGSEVAEAVAPYPSGVDGVVISTELPDLARQEPADYRSGMEHTLRESLARAKETRADFDPGDVVGVAFATTGSTPIPVDIAGVALADHPRFADRPAAKAWLWKDHTAHEEAARITELAWEHRPELIRACGGTYSAEWFWAKILHCREEDPEVFEAAYSWVELCDYIVGVLTGTSAPSELRRTVTAAGHKAMYADSWGGLPDVEFLAMLDPALADLRERLYDTAWPAARVAGHVTAEWAERTGLVAGTPVAVGHFDAHAAGIAAGAKVGTFVKVMGTSTCDVTVIEEPAPGELPDIPGMCGVVRDSVVPGFIGVEAGQSAVGDIFNWFAQTVLGADEPARALTELGERAASMRAGEHGLLALDWFNGNRSVLVDQRLSGLIVGLTLRSEPHHILRALVEATAFGARRILETVEANGTPIDTVVAAGGLPTNAQWMMQVYADVFGRDITIASTSQGSAHGAAIVAAVAGGHFESIEAAQGALAPAGTDVVRPDTASAAVYDELYADFTTLHDTFAASGALGPIMKRLLDIRDGASR